The proteins below come from a single Penaeus monodon isolate SGIC_2016 chromosome 23, NSTDA_Pmon_1, whole genome shotgun sequence genomic window:
- the LOC119588435 gene encoding 2-amino-1-hydroxyethylphosphonate dioxygenase (glycine-forming)-like (The sequence of the model RefSeq protein was modified relative to this genomic sequence to represent the inferred CDS: added 7 bases not found in genome assembly), whose protein sequence is MDPEAVVREVFSLYEKFGDADYIGEAVTQRQHALQAARLAEEEEFPEETILGALLHDVGHLAGMRDGSVRMTTKGVTLGAASHDVTGAEYLARLGFPPAVTTFVRYHVQAKRFLVATNAGYYETLTEASKMTLEHQGGPMTEEEARAFAQDPQVDAILRMRRWDERAKDPEAVTPPLDHYKDMCLRFLREREAAAAKAGKKS, encoded by the exons ATGGACCCCGAAGCAGTTGTCAGGGAAGTGTTTTCTCTCTACGAAAAGTTTGGCGACGCTGACTACATCGGAGAGGCGGTGACGCAGAGGCAACACGCCCTCCAGGCCGCTCGcctggcagaggaggaggagtttcCCGAGGAG ACAATCCTCGGCGCCCTTCTGCATGACGTCGGCCACCTGGCGGGCATGAGGGACGGCAGCGTGCGCATGACCACGAAGGGCGTGACACTCGGGGCGGCCAGTCATGACGTCACAG GAGCTGAGTATCTGGCCCGCCTCGGCTTCCCTCCTGCAGTCACGACCTTCGTCAGGTACCACGTACAGGCCAAGAGGTTCCTCGTGGCCACTAACGCCGGTTATTATGAGA GGAAGCGAGCAAGATGACCCTCGAACATCAAGGAGGACCGATgacggaggaggaggcgagggcttTCGCACAGGACCCGCAGGTCGACGCCATTTTGAGGATGAGGAGGTGGGACGAGAGAGCCAAAGACCCCGAGGCTGTCACGCCGCCCTTGGACCACTACAAGGACATGTGTCTGAGGTTCCTGCGGGAGAGGGAGGCGGCAGCGGCCAAGGCGGGAAAGAAGAGTTGA